From a single Candidatus Delongbacteria bacterium genomic region:
- a CDS encoding class I fructose-bisphosphate aldolase, which yields MDRIVNLLGEKDARLLLDHTCTGITKDRLHLPGPNHLDTVFAASNRSNRVLGSLSRLHHTGRLAGTGFLSILPVDQGIEHTAAASFSRNPDYFDPENIVKLAIEAGCNGVASTLGVLGMVSRRYAHKIPFVVKLNHNELMTYPNTFDQIMFADVDQAVEMGAAGVGATIYFGSEESNRQLIEISQAFAYAHTQGLFTILWCYLRNPEFVKDGVDYHVAADLTGQANHLGVTIEADIIKQKLPENNGGFNAIKFAKTDKLAYGPLCSDHPVDLVRWQLANGYMGRCGLINSGGASGANDLADAVRTAVINKRGGGMGLILGRKAFQKPLAEGVEIINAVQDVYLEQGVTVA from the coding sequence CTGGACCGAATCGTCAACCTGCTGGGTGAGAAAGACGCTCGCCTGTTGCTGGATCACACCTGCACGGGCATCACCAAGGACCGCCTGCATCTGCCGGGCCCCAACCACCTGGACACCGTCTTTGCGGCTTCCAACCGCAGCAATCGCGTGCTGGGCAGCCTGAGCCGCCTGCACCATACCGGTCGTCTGGCCGGCACCGGGTTTCTCTCGATCCTGCCGGTGGATCAGGGCATCGAGCATACCGCGGCCGCCAGCTTCTCGCGCAATCCCGATTACTTCGACCCGGAAAACATCGTCAAGCTGGCCATCGAGGCGGGCTGCAATGGGGTGGCCTCGACCCTGGGCGTGCTGGGCATGGTCAGCCGCAGGTATGCCCACAAGATTCCCTTCGTGGTCAAGCTCAACCACAACGAGCTGATGACCTATCCCAACACCTTTGACCAGATCATGTTCGCCGATGTCGATCAGGCCGTCGAAATGGGTGCGGCCGGCGTGGGCGCCACGATCTACTTCGGCAGCGAAGAGAGCAACCGCCAGCTGATCGAGATCAGCCAGGCCTTCGCCTATGCCCATACCCAGGGCCTGTTCACCATTCTCTGGTGCTACCTGCGCAATCCCGAATTCGTCAAGGACGGGGTCGACTACCATGTGGCCGCCGATCTCACCGGCCAGGCCAACCACCTGGGCGTGACCATTGAAGCCGACATCATCAAGCAGAAGCTGCCCGAAAACAACGGCGGCTTCAACGCGATCAAGTTCGCCAAGACCGACAAGCTGGCCTATGGCCCGCTCTGCAGCGACCACCCTGTTGATCTTGTCCGCTGGCAGCTTGCCAACGGCTACATGGGACGCTGTGGGCTGATCAACAGCGGCGGCGCCTCCGGTGCCAATGACCTGGCCGATGCGGTGCGCACCGCCGTGATCAACAAGCGCGGTGGTGGCATGGGCCTGATCCTGGGGCGCAAGGCCTTCCAGAAGCCGCTGGCCGAGGGTGTGGAAATCATCAACGCCGTGCAGGACGTCTACCTCGAGCAGGGCGTGACCGTCGCCTGA
- a CDS encoding helix-turn-helix transcriptional regulator — MLKRKRIDPQARVTHSSIGRTIRRLMDQANDGRGIGIIRLARQAGIGVGSVQAILNDPDHSPSVRVLDRLARFFELKGVWVLVRGLDHEEDVLRWFASCKLRFTPTQEDIARVIALCDRFQGFEPMAVALSATRGHSRREWNDFLDRLESLEL, encoded by the coding sequence GTGCTGAAACGGAAACGCATCGATCCCCAGGCCCGGGTCACCCATTCGTCCATCGGGCGCACCATCCGACGTCTGATGGACCAGGCCAACGACGGGCGTGGTATCGGCATCATTCGCCTGGCACGACAGGCCGGCATCGGCGTTGGCAGCGTTCAGGCCATTCTCAACGACCCGGACCACAGCCCCAGCGTGCGGGTGCTGGACCGACTGGCCCGCTTCTTCGAACTGAAGGGAGTCTGGGTGCTGGTGCGCGGACTGGACCACGAAGAAGACGTGCTGCGCTGGTTCGCCAGCTGCAAGCTGCGCTTCACGCCCACCCAGGAAGACATTGCCCGGGTGATCGCGCTCTGCGACCGCTTTCAGGGCTTCGAACCGATGGCCGTGGCGCTCTCGGCCACCCGGGGCCATTCACGCCGCGAATGGAACGACTTCCTCGATCGCCTGGAGAGCCTGGAACTCTGA
- a CDS encoding GNAT family N-acetyltransferase, with the protein MELRVRPGVVLREFEEEHAAELFRVTDHNRTHLRRWLPWLDATRCEQDSLQFIRAVRKRVLLYFEVHFGIWVDGRLGGVIGTHQVDRVNGRTSVGYWLDQRLEGRGIVTACVATMLDHLFGELGLHKVMIQCATGNARSRAIPVRLGFTSEGVSRENEWLYDHYVDHDCFSMLEDEWRVRFTDDPARRPGMPDQ; encoded by the coding sequence ATGGAATTGCGTGTGCGCCCAGGCGTCGTGCTGCGCGAGTTCGAAGAGGAACACGCGGCCGAACTGTTCCGGGTAACCGATCACAACCGGACCCACCTCCGGCGCTGGCTGCCCTGGCTGGATGCCACCCGCTGCGAGCAGGACAGCCTGCAGTTCATCCGCGCGGTACGCAAGCGCGTCCTGCTGTACTTCGAAGTGCATTTCGGAATCTGGGTGGACGGGCGATTGGGGGGCGTGATCGGCACCCATCAGGTGGACCGTGTCAACGGCCGCACCAGTGTGGGCTATTGGCTGGACCAGCGTCTGGAAGGGCGGGGGATCGTGACCGCCTGTGTGGCGACCATGCTCGATCACCTGTTCGGCGAACTGGGTCTGCACAAGGTGATGATCCAGTGTGCCACGGGAAACGCCCGCAGCCGCGCGATTCCCGTGCGCCTGGGCTTCACCTCCGAAGGAGTCTCCCGCGAGAACGAGTGGCTCTACGACCACTATGTGGATCACGATTGCTTCAGCATGCTCGAGGACGAATGGCGCGTGCGTTTCACGGATGATCCGGCCAGACGGCCCGGGATGCCGGATCAGTGA
- a CDS encoding N-acetyltransferase, producing the protein MYQRIAEDVCIGEGSRVFAFVNLYGCRIGRDSKVGAFVEIQKGVTIGDRCKISSHTFICEGVTIEDGVFVGHNVNFINDKYPRAANPDGSPQTEADWSVVPTRVGRGASIGTGSTILCGIEIGENAIVGAGSVVTKNVPANTIVAGVPARVKRSL; encoded by the coding sequence ATGTATCAGCGCATTGCCGAGGATGTCTGCATCGGCGAAGGCAGCCGCGTCTTCGCGTTCGTCAATCTCTACGGCTGCAGGATTGGTCGTGACAGCAAGGTCGGGGCCTTCGTGGAAATCCAGAAGGGCGTGACCATTGGCGACCGCTGCAAGATCTCGAGTCATACGTTCATCTGCGAGGGTGTCACGATCGAGGACGGTGTCTTCGTGGGGCACAACGTGAACTTCATCAATGACAAGTACCCGCGCGCCGCCAACCCGGATGGCAGTCCTCAGACCGAAGCGGACTGGAGCGTGGTGCCCACGCGCGTCGGTCGCGGAGCCTCGATCGGCACGGGCAGCACGATTCTCTGCGGCATCGAGATCGGCGAGAACGCCATCGTGGGCGCAGGCAGTGTGGTCACGAAGAATGTGCCCGCCAACACGATCGTGGCGGGAGTGCCCGCCCGGGTCAAGCGCAGTCTCTGA
- a CDS encoding Gfo/Idh/MocA family oxidoreductase encodes MKAGVIGLGYWGPNLVRNLLSTPGIEGVVVCDRDAGQLEKIRQKFPMVETVEHIDQLLGRDDVTAVAVSTPISTHHPIGMQVLGAGKHLLLEKPMAASTRECDELIALAEKKNLRLMVDHTFIYNGAVRKVKELIDRGEIGEILYFDSVRVNLGLFQHDSNVVWDLAPHDISIMDWFIGDSPIAVSATGSCHFNNYEDIAYLTVHFPGSVMAHFHVNWISPVKVRQILLGGTRHMVVYDDMEPSEKVKVYDKGVEVTGKEQVWETLVQYRTGDMCAPKIDQTEALSRMMREFVDSIREGRAPLTDGHAGRTVVAVLEAADRSLKNQGARIEIAR; translated from the coding sequence ATGAAGGCAGGAGTCATCGGTCTTGGTTATTGGGGACCCAATCTGGTCCGCAACCTGCTGTCCACCCCCGGCATCGAGGGAGTGGTGGTCTGTGATCGTGATGCGGGCCAGCTTGAGAAGATCCGCCAGAAGTTCCCGATGGTGGAAACGGTGGAACACATCGATCAGCTGCTGGGGCGCGATGACGTGACCGCCGTGGCCGTGTCCACCCCCATTTCCACCCACCATCCCATCGGCATGCAGGTACTGGGTGCGGGCAAGCATCTCCTGCTGGAGAAGCCCATGGCCGCCTCGACCCGGGAATGTGACGAGCTGATCGCCCTGGCCGAGAAGAAGAACCTGCGACTGATGGTGGACCACACCTTCATCTACAATGGCGCGGTGCGCAAGGTCAAGGAACTGATCGACCGCGGCGAGATCGGCGAGATTCTCTATTTCGACTCGGTGCGCGTCAACCTGGGCCTGTTCCAGCATGACTCCAACGTGGTCTGGGATCTGGCGCCCCATGACATCTCGATCATGGACTGGTTCATTGGCGACTCACCGATTGCCGTGTCGGCCACCGGTTCCTGCCACTTCAACAACTACGAAGACATCGCCTACCTCACCGTGCACTTCCCGGGCAGCGTGATGGCGCACTTCCACGTGAACTGGATCTCGCCGGTCAAGGTGCGCCAGATCCTGCTGGGTGGCACACGCCACATGGTGGTCTACGACGACATGGAGCCCAGCGAGAAGGTCAAGGTCTACGACAAGGGCGTGGAAGTCACCGGCAAGGAGCAGGTCTGGGAAACCCTGGTCCAGTACCGTACCGGCGACATGTGCGCTCCCAAGATCGACCAGACCGAAGCCCTCAGCCGCATGATGCGCGAATTCGTGGACTCGATCCGCGAAGGCCGTGCACCACTGACCGACGGTCACGCCGGTCGCACGGTCGTGGCCGTGCTGGAAGCCGCCGATCGGTCGCTCAAGAACCAGGGCGCCCGCATCGAGATCGCCCGCTGA
- a CDS encoding sugar transferase, with protein MKTPKYKYLLALIDWLTLNLSFIFALKLRTASRIDVFFEHAPWVAPEVLFFMLYGVVAVLIFRQQKLYKINVFLSAGEHAWRLSKAYFLMLAGIAILSFFTKSSVIVDSRLALLYFAGLSMTLFLFVRVILFRSIFILLTNMRVYSRRVLVVGTGETGRELVSRLERHNPYGLKLVGFADDELPEGFMVQNGLAVLGSTESIPALVREHRVNEVLLCLDRADHNALFRAVDIAMNTSAFIKIASPLYRVIPERLFTDKYANIPVVDVTRYGQQLPHRIFKRGVDVLFSLAGMLVLSPLFLTLAALIRLESKGPIFHTQTRVGKNGQHFRFFKFRSMLVGSDADPQRVQNLQAFIRAGKVAEPGQTKIVNNTRVTRVGAFLRKTSLDELPQLLNVLRGEMSLVGPRPCLPYEYDNYKPWHRKRLSVVPGCTGVWQVNGRSEVGFDDMVILDLYYIQNPSILLDLGIIFRTIPVMLFGRGGG; from the coding sequence TTGAAGACGCCGAAATACAAGTATCTGCTTGCGCTGATTGACTGGTTGACTCTGAACCTGAGCTTCATCTTCGCCCTCAAGCTGCGCACGGCCTCCCGCATCGACGTCTTCTTCGAGCACGCCCCCTGGGTCGCCCCGGAAGTGCTGTTCTTCATGCTCTACGGCGTCGTGGCCGTGCTGATCTTCCGCCAGCAGAAACTCTACAAGATCAATGTCTTCCTCAGCGCGGGCGAGCATGCCTGGAGGCTGAGCAAGGCCTACTTCCTGATGCTGGCCGGCATCGCCATCCTTTCCTTCTTCACCAAGTCCTCGGTGATCGTGGACAGCCGCCTGGCGCTGCTCTACTTCGCCGGGCTGAGCATGACCCTGTTCCTCTTCGTGCGGGTCATTCTGTTCCGCAGCATCTTCATCCTGCTGACCAACATGCGGGTCTACAGTCGGCGTGTGCTGGTGGTGGGCACGGGGGAGACGGGGCGGGAACTGGTGAGTCGCCTGGAACGCCACAATCCCTACGGGCTGAAACTGGTGGGCTTTGCCGACGACGAGCTGCCCGAAGGCTTCATGGTCCAGAACGGGCTGGCCGTGCTGGGCAGCACCGAATCGATTCCCGCCCTGGTGCGCGAGCACCGTGTGAACGAAGTGCTGCTCTGCCTCGACCGGGCCGATCACAACGCCCTGTTCCGGGCGGTGGACATCGCCATGAACACCTCGGCCTTCATCAAGATCGCCTCACCGCTCTACCGGGTGATTCCCGAGCGTCTGTTCACCGACAAGTACGCCAACATCCCCGTGGTGGATGTGACGCGTTACGGGCAGCAGCTGCCGCACCGCATCTTCAAGCGCGGGGTGGACGTGCTGTTCAGTCTGGCGGGCATGCTCGTGCTCTCGCCCCTGTTTCTGACCCTGGCAGCGCTGATACGGCTGGAAAGCAAGGGGCCGATCTTTCACACCCAGACCCGCGTGGGCAAGAACGGCCAGCATTTCCGCTTCTTCAAGTTCCGCTCGATGCTGGTGGGCTCCGATGCCGACCCGCAGCGCGTCCAGAACCTGCAGGCCTTCATTCGCGCGGGCAAGGTTGCCGAGCCCGGGCAGACCAAGATCGTCAACAACACGCGCGTGACACGCGTGGGCGCCTTTCTGCGCAAGACCAGCCTGGACGAGCTGCCCCAGCTGCTGAACGTGCTGCGCGGCGAGATGAGCCTGGTGGGGCCACGCCCCTGTCTTCCCTACGAATACGACAACTACAAGCCCTGGCACCGCAAGCGACTGAGCGTCGTGCCCGGCTGCACCGGCGTCTGGCAGGTGAACGGCCGCAGCGAAGTCGGTTTTGACGACATGGTGATCCTGGACCTGTATTACATCCAGAATCCAAGCATCCTGCTGGATCTGGGCATCATTTTCCGGACCATTCCGGTGATGCTCTTCGGGCGGGGAGGCGGATGA
- a CDS encoding DegT/DnrJ/EryC1/StrS family aminotransferase codes for MNVPFVDLKAQYRSIKTEIDQAIQTILDNTEFVNGPTVARFEQAFAAAHNARHAVACGNGTQALHLILWSLGIGPGDEVILPTHTFFATAEAVHLCGATCVFAEVEESTFTLDPARLEALVTPRTKAVMAVHLYGQPADLPALKTFCDAHRLKLIEDSAQSHCAEINGQRIGTFGVAAGFSFYPGKNLGAYGEGGAMLTNDDELAKTARMIRDHGMSRKYVHEVWGHNYRMEGFQGAVLGVKMNHIEAWTDARRRNARLYDEGLRGIGPVLAPVERVNARHVYHLYVVRVPQRAELMEFLSSRGIASGLHYPVPLHLQPATANLGYKKGDFPLSERICDEILSLPMYPELSPEQIELVCSTIGEFYSN; via the coding sequence ATGAACGTCCCCTTTGTCGATCTGAAGGCCCAATATAGATCAATCAAAACGGAAATTGACCAGGCCATCCAGACGATCCTGGACAATACGGAGTTCGTCAACGGCCCCACGGTCGCCCGCTTCGAACAGGCCTTCGCGGCCGCACACAATGCCCGCCACGCGGTGGCCTGCGGCAATGGCACCCAGGCCCTGCACCTGATCCTCTGGTCGCTTGGCATCGGCCCCGGCGATGAGGTCATCCTGCCCACTCACACCTTCTTCGCCACCGCCGAGGCCGTGCATCTCTGTGGTGCCACCTGCGTGTTCGCCGAAGTGGAAGAGAGCACCTTCACCCTCGACCCCGCCCGCCTCGAGGCTTTGGTCACCCCGCGCACCAAGGCCGTGATGGCCGTGCACCTCTACGGCCAGCCCGCCGATCTGCCCGCCTTGAAGACCTTCTGCGACGCGCACAGGCTCAAGCTGATCGAGGATTCCGCCCAGTCCCACTGCGCCGAGATCAACGGCCAGCGCATCGGCACCTTCGGCGTGGCCGCCGGTTTCAGTTTCTACCCGGGCAAGAATCTGGGCGCCTACGGTGAGGGCGGTGCCATGCTCACCAACGATGACGAGCTGGCGAAGACGGCCCGGATGATCCGCGACCATGGCATGTCGCGCAAGTACGTGCACGAGGTCTGGGGGCACAACTACCGCATGGAAGGCTTCCAGGGTGCCGTGCTGGGCGTGAAGATGAATCACATCGAAGCCTGGACCGACGCCCGCCGCCGCAACGCGCGGCTCTACGACGAAGGCCTGCGCGGCATCGGTCCGGTGCTGGCACCCGTCGAACGGGTCAACGCTCGCCACGTCTACCACCTGTACGTGGTGCGCGTGCCGCAGCGCGCCGAACTGATGGAATTCCTCTCGTCGCGCGGCATCGCCAGCGGATTGCATTACCCGGTACCCCTGCACCTGCAGCCCGCCACCGCCAACCTGGGTTACAAGAAGGGCGACTTCCCGCTGAGCGAGCGGATCTGCGACGAGATCCTCAGCCTGCCCATGTATCCGGAACTGAGCCCGGAACAGATCGAGCTGGTCTGCAGCACAATTGGCGAGTTCTACTCAAACTGA
- a CDS encoding glycosyltransferase, protein MLVVSRAGAVLGPDGLRYQNLDGSYLEGIARGVRSMTLLCPIQRLGQDETAAVYAGYNHRFSTPALQILELPDYKTRSVSLRGGLRQVLSQFRLIWRQLDGHDTVFVMMSTFRAAFAAVAGRLRGRRVILYSGNDWYADMASSYKFKGPLARLVYPFFRWFCGFAERRAMGAAQLRIVNGVSLVRKYGKLPGRTVETKPLVTIRPADIAPRRDTCQTPRVRLLCVAGLMPRKGIQFLLEAMALLRSEGQETHLTLVGGEQPETGARLRALCVERGLEDAVEFAGYVANGPDLIQRYRESDLFVLPSLSEGFPRVIFEAMAQSLPVVASRIPNIEGRLGDVGYLQYAAPGDPRDLARAISAVISNGELRRSMIARCHEYIGELLRESPVDQFLREAARLD, encoded by the coding sequence ATGCTGGTGGTTTCCCGGGCGGGGGCCGTGCTGGGCCCCGACGGACTGCGCTACCAGAATCTGGACGGCAGTTATCTCGAAGGCATCGCCCGTGGCGTGCGCTCGATGACCCTGCTCTGCCCCATCCAGCGACTGGGCCAGGACGAGACCGCGGCGGTCTACGCGGGCTACAATCATCGCTTCTCGACGCCCGCCCTGCAGATTCTGGAACTCCCCGACTACAAGACCCGCTCGGTGAGCCTGCGGGGCGGACTGCGTCAGGTGCTGAGCCAGTTCCGGCTGATCTGGCGCCAGCTCGATGGCCACGATACCGTGTTCGTGATGATGTCCACCTTCCGTGCGGCCTTCGCCGCGGTGGCCGGCCGCCTGCGCGGTCGCCGCGTGATCCTTTATTCGGGCAACGACTGGTACGCGGACATGGCCAGTTCCTACAAGTTCAAGGGGCCGCTGGCTCGCCTGGTGTATCCGTTCTTTCGCTGGTTCTGCGGGTTCGCCGAGCGCCGCGCCATGGGCGCCGCCCAGTTGCGCATCGTCAATGGAGTCAGCCTGGTGCGCAAGTACGGCAAGCTGCCCGGGCGCACCGTGGAAACCAAGCCCCTGGTCACGATCCGCCCCGCGGACATCGCGCCCCGGCGTGATACCTGCCAGACGCCGCGTGTCCGCCTGCTCTGCGTGGCCGGTCTGATGCCGCGCAAGGGCATCCAGTTCCTGCTGGAAGCGATGGCCCTGCTGCGCAGCGAGGGGCAGGAAACCCACTTGACGCTCGTGGGTGGCGAACAGCCCGAGACGGGTGCCCGTCTGCGCGCACTCTGTGTCGAACGGGGTCTCGAGGATGCGGTGGAATTCGCGGGCTACGTGGCCAATGGACCGGACCTGATCCAGCGCTACCGCGAGAGCGACCTCTTCGTGTTGCCCTCGCTCAGCGAAGGCTTTCCGCGGGTGATCTTCGAGGCCATGGCCCAGTCGCTGCCCGTGGTGGCCAGCCGGATTCCCAACATCGAAGGCCGTCTGGGCGATGTGGGTTACCTGCAGTATGCGGCTCCCGGAGATCCCCGGGATCTGGCACGCGCGATCTCCGCTGTGATCTCCAATGGCGAGCTGCGGCGCTCGATGATCGCCCGTTGCCATGAGTATATTGGCGAGCTGCTGCGCGAATCACCGGTGGACCAGTTTCTCAGGGAAGCGGCCCGACTGGATTGA
- a CDS encoding N-acetylneuraminate synthase family protein, with the protein MNPSHTFSIAGRAIGPDQPIYLIAEAGVNHNGELPLAQELIDRAADAGADAVKFQTYRLDELILPGVKKAPYQQRTGDAGESQSAMLERLAIDEEFHRALIARCEQRGIRFLSTPYGSRSLALLESLQVPVIKIASTDTTNQLFLEEVGACGRPVILSTGMSTAAEVLAAATTLRAAGCRELLLLKCTSNYPTPPAEVNLRSMATLAALTGELVGFSDHTEGVGASPAAAAMGAVLIEKHYTLDHDLPGPDHRASLNPAQLTEWVRRIREVELQLGSRQLGPSPSESDTRPSLQKALVVLQDLQAGETLTRRNLGALRTGGQGIGAFHGLDLLGRRVTRAIPAGTPLQWEDLAR; encoded by the coding sequence ATGAATCCAAGCCACACCTTCTCGATCGCTGGACGCGCCATCGGCCCGGACCAGCCGATCTACCTGATCGCGGAAGCGGGCGTGAACCACAACGGCGAGTTGCCGTTGGCCCAGGAACTGATCGACCGGGCCGCCGATGCCGGTGCCGACGCCGTCAAGTTCCAGACCTACCGGCTGGACGAGCTGATCCTGCCCGGGGTGAAGAAAGCCCCCTACCAGCAGCGTACGGGCGATGCCGGCGAGAGCCAGAGCGCCATGCTGGAACGGCTGGCGATCGACGAGGAGTTCCACCGTGCGCTGATCGCCCGCTGCGAGCAGCGCGGGATCCGCTTCCTGTCCACACCCTATGGCAGCCGCAGCCTGGCCCTGCTCGAGTCGTTGCAGGTGCCCGTGATCAAGATCGCCTCCACGGACACCACCAACCAGCTCTTCCTCGAGGAAGTGGGAGCCTGCGGGCGCCCGGTGATTCTGTCCACGGGCATGAGCACGGCCGCGGAAGTGCTGGCGGCCGCCACCACGCTGCGCGCCGCGGGCTGCCGCGAGCTGCTGCTGTTGAAATGCACCTCCAACTATCCCACTCCTCCCGCCGAGGTGAATCTGCGCTCCATGGCCACCCTGGCCGCGCTCACCGGCGAGCTGGTGGGGTTCTCCGATCACACCGAAGGAGTGGGCGCCAGCCCGGCCGCCGCCGCCATGGGCGCGGTGCTGATCGAAAAGCACTACACCCTGGATCACGATCTGCCCGGCCCCGACCACCGCGCCTCGCTGAACCCGGCCCAACTGACCGAATGGGTCCGGCGGATCCGCGAGGTGGAACTGCAACTTGGCTCACGCCAGCTGGGGCCCAGCCCATCGGAGTCGGATACCCGGCCCTCGCTGCAGAAGGCCCTGGTCGTGCTGCAGGATCTGCAGGCCGGTGAGACACTCACTCGCCGGAATCTGGGCGCGCTGCGCACGGGCGGTCAGGGCATTGGCGCATTCCATGGCCTGGACCTGCTGGGACGTCGGGTGACGCGCGCGATTCCTGCGGGCACTCCCCTGCAGTGGGAGGATCTGGCCCGGTGA